A window of the Brassica napus cultivar Da-Ae chromosome C5, Da-Ae, whole genome shotgun sequence genome harbors these coding sequences:
- the LOC106371085 gene encoding uncharacterized TPR repeat-containing protein At1g05150 translates to MATRGSRSEKVKRIFQQFDANRDGGLNREEMAALVVAVNPRVKFSDEQINAILDEVFRTYAEFIDPAKGLTYDGLLRTYDDGAGDVDRDFDALGLELNPEETIIAKGGSEAASSSSIADERAVEAQKKQRTAAWAVSPNHGIVFDDTWKLVDDLEILIKRLKSKQEKVNNNSNNSNNNNADAFSDAGWSRELGPSTELSDKRIYWEESSHDYNVFVKELGVLRSKADGARSREEAFDGHMAIGRVLYEHQLFKEALVSFKRACELQPTDVRPHFKAGNCLYVLGKCKESKEEFLLALEAAESGGNQWAYLLPQIYVNLGISLEGEGMVLSACEYYREAAILCPTHYRALKLLGSALFGVGEYRAAVKALEEAIYLKPDYADAHCDLASSLHSMGEDERAIEVFQRAIDLKPGHVDALYNLGGLYMDLGRFQRASEMYTRVLAVWPNHWRAQLNKAVSLLGAGETEEAKRALKEALKLTNRVELHDAVSHLKHLQKKKKGKKNGNGNGGEGGPFIVVEASKFKTVGEKTTLRPDLATALQVRAFQKVTRLGKCDVEGLRKEMRDNDVPVSYSGSGGPTKSIRKPNLEEILRRLLISLKPETFQGAIKAINERILSVLDDSGSGRVDMGMFYAVIAPLCGGHSDKRKRVAFEALLWRPVNEGSSQITKTDADKYIKLLRAIYIPSHGMSEMLEVHGEEGGDSSVTVTFNQFLAMFDDPDWGFGIMSTILKLEGNDRNRHGNHVCSVCRYPVIGSRFKEVKARFSLCNQCYSEGKVPPSFKQEEYKFREYGSEAEAMKAKCVCFSGQSHKKPIAA, encoded by the coding sequence ATGGCCACGAGAGGATCCAGATCGGAGAAAGTCAAGCGCATCTTCCAGCAATTCGACGCCAACCGCGACGGCGGCCTCAACCGCGAGGAGATGGCGGCCCTCGTCGTGGCCGTGAACCCTAGGGTCAAATTCAGCGACGAGCAGATCAACGCCATCCTCGACGAGGTCTTCCGAACCTACGCCGAGTTCATCGATCCCGCCAAGGGCCTGACCTACGACGGCCTCCTCCGAACCTACGACGACGGCGCCGGAGACGTCGACAGAGACTTCGACGCGCTGGGGCTCGAGCTCAACCCCGAGGAGACTATCATCGCCAAAGGAGGCTCCGAGGCGGCTTCGTCGTCCTCGATTGCGGATGAGAGAGCCGTCGAGGCGCAGAAGAAACAGAGGACGGCGGCTTGGGCGGTTTCGCCTAATCACGGCATCGTGTTTGATGACACGTGGAAGTTGGTGGATGATTTGGAGATTTTAATTAAGAGATTAAAGTCTAAGCAGGAGAAAGTGAACAATAACAGTAATAACAGTAACAATAATAACGCTGACGCGTTTTCGGATGCGGGATGGTCTAGAGAGTTAGGTCCATCCACGGAGCTCTCTGATAAAAGAATCTACTGGGAAGAGTCGAGTCATGACTATAATGTCTTTGTGAAGGAGCTGGGAGTGTTGAGAAGCAAAGCAGACGGAGCTAGATCGAGAGAAGAAGCCTTCGACGGACACATGGCGATCGGTAGGGTCTTGTACGAGCACCAGCTCTTTAAAGAAGCGCTCGTCAGCTTCAAGAGAGCTTGCGAGCTCCAGCCTACTGATGTCAGACCTCATTTCAAAGCTGGGAACTGTCTCTACGTTTTAGGGAAGTGCAAAGAGTCTAAAGAGGAGTTTTTATTAGCGTTGGAAGCTGCTGAGTCCGGCGGGAACCAATGGGCTTACTTGCTTCCTCAGATTTACGTTAATCTTGGGATCTCTTTGGAAGGTGAAGGTATGGTTCTGAGCGCTTGTGAGTATTATAGAGAAGCTGCGATTCTCTGTCCGACTCATTATAGAGCGTTGAAGCTTCTAGGCAGCGCGTTGTTCGGTGTTGGTGAGTATAGAGCGGCGGTTAAGGCCTTGGAGGAAGCTATATACTTGAAACCGGATTACGCCGATGCTCATTGCGATTTAGCTTCTTCGCTGCATTCGATGGGGGAAGATGAGAGAGCTATTGAGGTTTTTCAAAGAGCTATAGACTTGAAGCCTGGCCATGTTGATGCGTTGTATAACCTCGGCGGGCTTTACATGGATCTAGGTAGGTTTCAGAGAGCTTCCGAGATGTACACTAGGGTGTTGGCTGTGTGGCCTAACCATTGGCGCGCTCAGCTCAACAAGGCGGTGTCTTTGCTCGGCGCTGGAGAGACGGAGGAAGCTAAACGGGCCCTTAAGGAGGCCTTGAAGCTGACGAACCGTGTTGAGTTACATGATGCTGTATCTCATTTAAAGCatttgcagaagaagaagaaaggtaaGAAGAATGGTAACGGTAACGGAGGAGAAGGTGGTCCGTTTATCGTCGTGGAGGCTTCCAAGTTCAAGACCGTTGGTGAGAAGACGACTTTGAGGCCGGATTTAGCCACCGCTCTTCAGGTTAGAGCATTTCAGAAGGTGACTAGGCTCGGGAAATGCGACGTGGAGGGTTTGAGGAAGGAGATGAGAGACAACGACGTCCCTGTGTCGTACTCAGGAAGCGGCGGGCCGACGAAATCTATCAGGAAACCGAATCTTGAGGAGATTCTCCGGCGTCTGCTTATCTCCTTGAAGCCTGAGACGTTCCAAGGAGCTATTAAGGCTATCAACGAGAGGATCCTCTCGGTTCTTGATGATTCAGGGTCTGGAAGAGTAGATATGGGTATGTTCTACGCGGTTATTGCTCCTCTATGCGGTGGACATTCAGACAAACGGAAGAGAGTTGCGTTCGAGGCGCTTCTCTGGAGACCGGTGAACGAAGGAAGCTCACAGATCACGAAAACAGATGCAGACAAGTACATCAAGCTCTTGAGAGCTATCTACATTCCGTCGCACGGTATGAGCGAGATGCTGGAAGTTCACGGGGAAGAAGGAGGTGATTCCTCCGTGACGGTAACGTTTAATCAGTTCCTAGCCATGTTTGATGATCCTGACTGGGGGTTTGGCATCATGTCCACGATACTTAAACTGGAGGGCAACGATAGGAACCGGCATGGGAACCATGTGTGTTCGGTTTGTCGGTATCCGGTTATTGGGTCTCGGTTTAAGGAAGTGAAGGCTCGGTTTAGTTTGTGTAACCAGTGTTACAGTGAAGGGAAGGTTCCGCCTTCGTTTAAACAGGAGGAGTACAAGTTCAGAGAGTATGGGAGTGAAGCTGAAGCTATGAAAGCTAAGTGTGTTTGTTTCTCGGGGCAGTCTCATAAGAAACCTATAGCCGCTTGA
- the LOC106401854 gene encoding ent-kaurenoic acid oxidase 1: MAETTSWIPVWFPLMVLGCFSLKWLAKKVNVWLYESSLGENKHYLPPGDLGWPFIGNMPSFLRAFKTSDPDSFARTLVQRYGPKGVYKTHMFGNPSIIVTTPDTCRRVLTDDDAFRPGWPTSTMELIGRKSFIGIPYEEHKRLRRLTAAPVNGHEALSLYIPYIEENVITALDKWSKMGEFEFLTHLRKLTFRIIMYIFISTESENVMDALEREYTALNYGVRAMAVNIPGFAYHRALKARKKLVAAFQSIVTERRNQRKQNSSSNKKDMLDNLIDVEDENGKTLDDEEIVDVLLMYLNAGHESSGHTIMWATIFLQEHPEFLQRAKAEQEMILENRPKGQKGLTLKETRQMEFLSQVVDETLRVITFSLTAFREAKTDVEMNGYLIPKGWKVLTWFRDVHMDPEVFPDPRKFDPSRWDKGFIPKAGAFLPFGAGSHLCPGNDLAKLEISIFLHHFLLKYRVKRSNTECPVMYLPHTRPTDNCLARISYQ, from the exons ATGGCGGAAACAACGAGTTGGATTCCAGTTTGGTTCCCTTTGATGGTGTTGGGGTGTTTTAGTCTGAAATGGTTGGCTAAGAAGGTGAACGTGTGGCTCTATGAGTCTAGCCTCGGGGAGAACAAACACTATCTGCCACCAGGTGATTTGGGTTGGCCTTTCATCGGCAACATGCCGTCTTTTCTCAGAGCTTTCAAGACCTCTGACCCTGACTCCTTTGCCCGCACCTTAGTCCAAAG GTATGGACCCAAAGGTGTCTATAAAACACACATGTTTGGGAACCCAAGTATAATAGTGACAACACCAGACACTTGCCGGCGTGTTCTGACGGATGACGACGCCTTCAGGCCAGGCTGGCCAACATCTACAATGGAACTCATTGGAAGGAAGTCGTTCATTGGTATTCCTTATGAAGAACACAAACGTCTCAGGCGTTTGACTGCTGCTCCAGTCAACGGCCAcgaagctctctctctctacataCCTTACATTGAAGAAAACGTTATCACCGCTCTAGACAAGTGGAGCAAGATGGGAGAGTTCGAGTTCTTGACTCATCTGCGTAAGCTTACCTTTAGGATCATCATGTACATCTTCATCAGCACTGAGAGTGAGAATGTCATGGACGCGTTGGAACGAGAGTATACCGCTCTTAACTATGGAGTGAGAGCGATGGCGGTTAATATTCCTGGCTTTGCTTATCATAGAGCACTCAAGGCGAGGAAGAAACTCGTAGCTGCGTTTCAGTCTATAGTGACTGAGCGTAGAAACCAAAGGAAGCAGAACAGTTCATCCAATAAGAAAGATATGTTGGACAATCTCATTgatgttgaagatgaaaatggGAAAACTTTGGATGACGAAGAGATTGTTGATGTTCTTTTGATGTATCTTAATGCCGGTCATGAGTCCTCTGGCCACACCATTATGTGGGCTACTATTTTCCTTCAGGAACACCCTGAGTTTCTACAAAGGGCAAAG GCGGAACAAGAGATGATTCTGGAAAATAGGCCTAAGGGACAAAAGGGTCTTACTCTAAAAGAAACTCGACAAATGGAGTTTCTGTCGCAG GTTGTTGATGAGACACTTCGAGTGATAACATTCTCACTCACTGCATTTAGGGAGGCAAAGACTGACGTTGAAATGAATG GCTATTTGATCCCAAAAGGTTGGAAGGTTTTGACATGGTTTAGGGATGTCCACATGGACCCTGAAGTCTTCCCGGATCCAAGAAAATTTGATCCTTCTAGATGGGAT AAGGGGTTTATACCAAAAGCTGGTGCGTTCCTTCCTTTTGGTGCTGGAAGCCATCTATGCCCAGGAAATGATCTCGCTAAGCTCGAGATTTCTATTTTCCTTCACCATTTCCTCCTCAAATATCG GGTGAAAAGGAGCAACACGGAGTGTCCAGTGATGTACTTACCTCACACCAGACCAACTGATAACTGCTTGGCAAGAATCAGTTATCAGTAA
- the LOC106400558 gene encoding ATP-dependent helicase rhp16: protein MKIQAGKKAIHPFNEVDNVEEDGDDESSSDGKRLWEIREKEDQKWIDEHETEDGDLDHLNNVITETAEPPPDLIIPLLRYQKEFLAWATKQEQSAVRGGILADEMGMGKTIQAISLVLARREAARALFRETMGLTLVICPLVAVSQWSDEIERCTSPGSAKVLVYHGAKKVKNAEEFKKYDFVLTTYSTLESGYRGCIVSSKTEQTLEEDQIGKVVREKPIFHSIRWNRIILDEAHNIKERRSKTARAVFALEAKYRWALSGTPFQNNIGELYSLVRFLQIRPYSYYLCKDCDCELLDFPTNSRCQCSDNAWRHFCWWNKNFVNMIKGNAERIKRAMIFLKHKILKDILIRRTKLGRSADLALPPRIITLRRDALDIKEFDYYESLYKQSQAQFNTYVEAGTLMTNYAHIFDLLTRLRQAVDHPYLVVYSQASGANANLNDENKKESECGLCHEPAEDSVVTSCAHVFCKACLIDFSASLGKVSCPTCSKLLTMDLTTNADTEQQAESKTTLKGLRASSIMNQLKLDDFQTSTKIEALREEIRLMVERDRSAKAIVFSQFTSFLELIDYTLGKCGVSCVQLVGTMSKAARDVAINKFREDPDCKVFLMSMKVGVVALNLTVASHVFIMEPWWNPAVERQAQDRIHRIGQYKPIRVMKFIIENTVEERILKLQKKKELLFETAVDGSQRGIGKWTSEDYKFLFTT from the exons ATGAAGATACAAGCCGGCAAGAAGGCGATTCATCCTTTCAACGAAG TTGACAACGTTGAGGAAGACGGGGATGACGAATCTTCTTCAGATGGCAAGCGGTTGTGGGAGATCCGGGAAAAAGAAGATCAGAAATGGATCGATGAACATGAGACAGAGGATGGAGATTTGGATCATCTGAATAATGTGATTACTGAAACTGCCGAGCCGCCTCCTGATTTGATTATTCCGCTGTTAAGGTACCAAAAGGAGTTTTTAGCATGGGCAACAAAACAGGAACAATCAGCTGTAAGAGGAGGCATTCTCGCAGACGAGATGGGGATGGGAAAAACCATACAAGCCATCTCTCTTGTTCTTGCCAGACGTGAAGCTGCCAGGGCTCTGTTTAGAGAAACAATGGGGCTCACCCTTGTAATTTGTCCTCTTGTTGCTGTTTCTCAGTGGTCAGATGAGATTGAGCGGTGTACATCCCCGGGAAGCGCCAAGGTCCTTGTATACCATGGGGCTAAGAAAGTGAAGAATGCTGAAGAGTTCAAGAAGTACGACTTTGTATTGACAACATATTCTACGCTTGAGAGTGGATACAGGGGATGCATCGTGTCGTCCAAGACTGAACAAACATTAGAGGAAGATCAGATTGGTAAAGTGGTCAGAGAGAAgcctatttttcactctattagGTGGAATCGGATCATTTTGGATGAG GCTCATAACATCAAAGAAAGACGTAGCAAAACTGCGAGAGCTGTTTTTGCTTTGGAGGCTAAGTACAGATGGGCTTTGAGCGGTACCCCTTTCCAGAATAATATTGGAGAGCTTTATTCTCTG GTTCGCTTTCTGCAAATTCGTCCATACTCGTATTACCTTTGCAAGGACTGTGACTGTGAACTTCTTGATTTCCC TACGAATTCAAGGTGTCAGTGCTCTGATAACGCATGGCGACATTTTTGTTGGTGGAACAAGAACTTTGTG AATATGATCAAGGGAAACGCGGAACGAATAAAGCGAGCCATGATATTTCTTAAGCACAAAATTCTGAAAGACATCCTCATAAGACGTACTAAATTGGGCCGGTCAGCTGATCTTGCCCTTCCTCCTAGAATC ATCACTCTGAGGCGGGATGCACTAGATATAAAAGAGTTTGATTACTATGAATCACTATACAAACAGAGTCAAGCGCAATTTAATAC GTATGTTGAGGCTGGGACATTGATGACTAACTATGCACATATATTTGATCTTCTTACCCGTCTTAGACAG GCTGTTGATCATCCATACCTTGTGGTGTATTCACAAGCTAGTGGTGCCAATGCTAACTTGAATGATGAGAACAAAAAGGAGAGCGAATGCGGTCTCTGCCACGAACCGGCTGAGGACAGCGTT GTGACTTCTTGTGCGCATGTGTTCTGTAAAGCTTGTTTGATTGATTTCTCTGCATCCCTGGGAAAAGTCAGCTGCCCGACATGCTCGAAACTACTGACTATGGATTTGACTACCAACGCTGACACAGAGCAACAGGCGGAAAGCAAGACAACACTTAAAGGATTGAGAGCCTCAAGCATTATGAATCAGTTAAAGCTCGATGATTTCCAAACAAGTACAAAGATAGAGGCTTTG AGGGAAGAAATCAGGCTCATGGTTGAAAGAGATAGGTCTGCCAAAGCAATTGTTTTCAGCCAATTCACATCATTTTTGGAACTGATAGACTACACCCTCGGGAAG TGTGGGGTTAGTTGCGTTCAACTGGTGGGAACAATGTCCAAGGCAGCTAGAGATGTTGCCATCAATAAATTCAGAGAAGATCCAGATTGCAAAGTTTTCTTGATGAGTATGAAAGTTGGAGTGGTTGCTCTCAACCTAACAGTTGCCTCGCAT GTGTTCATTATGGAACCGTGGTGGAACCCAGCGGTTGAGAGGCAAGCACAAGACAGAATACATAGGATCGGACAGTACAAGCCAATCAG GGTTATGAAATTCATAATAGAGAACACAGTGGAGGAAAGGATTCTGAAGCTTcaaaagaagaaggaactttTGTTTGAAAC GGCCGTTGATGGTTCTCAGCGGGGCATAGGAAAGTGGACATCTGAAGATTATAAGTTTCTGTTTACCACCTAA
- the LOC106401855 gene encoding probable beta-1,3-galactosyltransferase 2 isoform X1, whose translation MTTKMKGGGGGGGEHSSSRSSASRRWTLLLCLGSFCVGMFFTDRMWNIPESRDISRPSVTEAERLKLISEGGCNNPKYLYQKEVKRDPQALLGQVSNTHNALQTLDKTISSLEMELAAARSVQESLTNGAPVSDDMGKKKQPQGKKRRYLMVVGINTAFSSRKRRDSVRATWMPQGEKRRRLEEEKGIIIRFVIGHSATAGGILDRAIEAEDRKHGDFLRLDHVEGYLELSGKTKTYFATAFSMWDADFYVKVDDDVHVNIATLGETLVRHRKKPRVYIGCMKSGPVLYQKGVRYHEPEYWKFGENGNKYFRHATGQIYAISRDLASYISINQHVLHKYANEDVSLGAWFIGIDVKHIDDRRLCCGTPPDCEWKAQAGNICVASFDWTCSGICRSADRLKEVHRRCSEGENALWSATF comes from the exons atgacGACGAAGAtgaaaggaggaggaggaggaggaggagagcaTTCTTCTTCCAGAAGCTCCGCGTCTCGTAGATGGACGTTGTTACTCTGTTTAGGAAGCTTCTGCGTCGGAATGTTCTTCACCGATCG GATGTGGAATATTCCGGAATCTAGAGACATCTCTCGTCCATCAGTAACCGAAGCTGAGAGACTAAAGCTCATATCCGAAGGCGGCTGCAATAATCCAAAATAT CTTTACCAGAAAGAAGTTAAAAGAGATCCTCAGGCTTTGCTTGGTCAAGTCTCCAATACTCACAATGCTCTACA GACATTGGATAAGACTATTTCGAGCTTAGAGATGGAGTTAGCTGCTGCAAGGTCGGTTCAGGAGTCTTTAACAAACGGTGCTCCTGTATCGGATGatatggggaagaagaagcaacCGCAGGGGAAGAAGAGACGGTACTTGATGGTTGTTGGGATTAATACAGCTTTCAGTAGCAGGAAAAGAAGAGATTCTGTTCGTGCAACGTGGATGCCTCAAG GTGAGAAGAGGAGGAGGCTTGAAGAAGAGAAGGGGATTATTATCCGGTTTGTTATTGGTCACAG TGCCACGGCCGGGGGGATTCTAGACCGAGCCATTGAGGCTGAGGACAGGAAGCATGGAGATTTCTTGAGACTG GACCATGTTGAAGGGTATCTAGAGCTGTCAGGCAAGACGAAGACCTATTTTGCTACGGCATTTTCAATGTGGGATGCTGATTTCTATGTCAAAGTAGATGATGATGTTCATGTTAACATAG CAACTCTTGGAGAAACTCTGGTTAGACACCGGAAAAAACCACGGGTTTATATCGGTTGCATGAAGTCTGGTCCTGTTCTCTATCAAAA AGGGGTGAGATACCATGAGCCAGAGTACTGGAAGTTTGGTGAGAATGGGAACAAGTACTTCCGTCATGCTACTGGACAGATCTATGCTATTTCAAGAGACTTGGCTTCTTACATATCAATCAATCA GCATGTTCTACACAAGTATGCGAATGAAGATGTTTCCTTAGGAGCTTGGTTTATTGGGATTGATGTTAAACACATTGATGATAGAAGATTATGCTGTGGCACTCCTCCTG ATTGCGAATGGAAAGCGCAAGCTGGGAACATCTGCGTAGCATCATTCGACTGGACATGCAGTGGAATCTGCAGATCAGCAGATCGTCTAAAAGAGGTTCATAGACGCTGCAGTGAAGGCGAAAACGCTCTTTGGAGTGCCACGTTTTGA
- the LOC106401855 gene encoding probable beta-1,3-galactosyltransferase 2 isoform X2, whose product MTTKMKGGGGGGGEHSSSRSSASRRWTLLLCLGSFCVGMFFTDRMWNIPESRDISRPSVTEAERLKLISEGGCNNPKYKEVKRDPQALLGQVSNTHNALQTLDKTISSLEMELAAARSVQESLTNGAPVSDDMGKKKQPQGKKRRYLMVVGINTAFSSRKRRDSVRATWMPQGEKRRRLEEEKGIIIRFVIGHSATAGGILDRAIEAEDRKHGDFLRLDHVEGYLELSGKTKTYFATAFSMWDADFYVKVDDDVHVNIATLGETLVRHRKKPRVYIGCMKSGPVLYQKGVRYHEPEYWKFGENGNKYFRHATGQIYAISRDLASYISINQHVLHKYANEDVSLGAWFIGIDVKHIDDRRLCCGTPPDCEWKAQAGNICVASFDWTCSGICRSADRLKEVHRRCSEGENALWSATF is encoded by the exons atgacGACGAAGAtgaaaggaggaggaggaggaggaggagagcaTTCTTCTTCCAGAAGCTCCGCGTCTCGTAGATGGACGTTGTTACTCTGTTTAGGAAGCTTCTGCGTCGGAATGTTCTTCACCGATCG GATGTGGAATATTCCGGAATCTAGAGACATCTCTCGTCCATCAGTAACCGAAGCTGAGAGACTAAAGCTCATATCCGAAGGCGGCTGCAATAATCCAAAATAT AAAGAAGTTAAAAGAGATCCTCAGGCTTTGCTTGGTCAAGTCTCCAATACTCACAATGCTCTACA GACATTGGATAAGACTATTTCGAGCTTAGAGATGGAGTTAGCTGCTGCAAGGTCGGTTCAGGAGTCTTTAACAAACGGTGCTCCTGTATCGGATGatatggggaagaagaagcaacCGCAGGGGAAGAAGAGACGGTACTTGATGGTTGTTGGGATTAATACAGCTTTCAGTAGCAGGAAAAGAAGAGATTCTGTTCGTGCAACGTGGATGCCTCAAG GTGAGAAGAGGAGGAGGCTTGAAGAAGAGAAGGGGATTATTATCCGGTTTGTTATTGGTCACAG TGCCACGGCCGGGGGGATTCTAGACCGAGCCATTGAGGCTGAGGACAGGAAGCATGGAGATTTCTTGAGACTG GACCATGTTGAAGGGTATCTAGAGCTGTCAGGCAAGACGAAGACCTATTTTGCTACGGCATTTTCAATGTGGGATGCTGATTTCTATGTCAAAGTAGATGATGATGTTCATGTTAACATAG CAACTCTTGGAGAAACTCTGGTTAGACACCGGAAAAAACCACGGGTTTATATCGGTTGCATGAAGTCTGGTCCTGTTCTCTATCAAAA AGGGGTGAGATACCATGAGCCAGAGTACTGGAAGTTTGGTGAGAATGGGAACAAGTACTTCCGTCATGCTACTGGACAGATCTATGCTATTTCAAGAGACTTGGCTTCTTACATATCAATCAATCA GCATGTTCTACACAAGTATGCGAATGAAGATGTTTCCTTAGGAGCTTGGTTTATTGGGATTGATGTTAAACACATTGATGATAGAAGATTATGCTGTGGCACTCCTCCTG ATTGCGAATGGAAAGCGCAAGCTGGGAACATCTGCGTAGCATCATTCGACTGGACATGCAGTGGAATCTGCAGATCAGCAGATCGTCTAAAAGAGGTTCATAGACGCTGCAGTGAAGGCGAAAACGCTCTTTGGAGTGCCACGTTTTGA